TCCCTGTGAAACTCAAGTTGTCGGCCAGGAACTTCTCCCCGACCATGCTGGAACGGTGCTCTTCCCTCACACCTCCCAGACTGTAATGTTCGAGATACAGCCTGTCAGGTCCGAAATTGAAATTATCCCTCATCACATAATAATATTCACGTTCCAGCGTGTCGTTGCGGCCAAGAAACCCGGAAAAATAATTGAACCCGCTCTCAGGCTTGTATAAATTTGTGCGTAAAAAATGTGTCAGATCTCCTCCCAGACTTTCCTGCCTGTATTCACAGTCCATGCTGGAACGACCCACTTTCAAACCCCTGGATTCAAATGGCATCTCTCTTTCTCCAAAATCGTAGCGGCCGTATTTCCTCAGAAAAAGTTCAGATTTCACTAGACCCCTGGACACAAGATTCAGATCACAACCCCTTTTTTCAGGGCTGAGGCTGACAGGTTTCAATCCCTGTTCGAGAGAATAGTAATTTACAGTATAACCAAGTTCTGCCGTTTCACCATTGGTAAGATTCAGCGCATATCCGCTTTTTCCTCCGTGGTCACCGGTTTCCCCGAGATTGTATCTCAGATTCAGTGCCGAATCAGCAGGGAGCAGGAACTGTTCTGCACAGGTCAGCTGATGTTCCTGATCGACATCAGTACCGCTCTTTCCCGATTCGTAAAACCGGAACTCGGTCTGCCCGGCCCTGCCACCGGTACCGATAAATCTCTGGCGCTCGCTGTTATCGACTGCTCTGTAATAAACTGTGATCCGCTCGAAACTTGCGATCACATTCTGGAAGAACAGCATTCCGTTATCATAGTCCAGTGTATATTCAAAGTTTGAAATCAGCAGACGGTCGTCCAGATAAACGCGTTCCGACCCCATCACTACAGGCGATTTCTTTAAAAGATAGGGCCCCCTCTTCGATTGTCCGAAAAAATCCTCCCGGGCTGAGTTGCGATTCTCTTCAGAATACAGAAACATCATTTCCCGGCCTGGCATCCAGGAGTATCGCTCAGTCACACCCCTCATCACCGGAAGTTTCAGCCCGAAGATTCCGTTGTCTTCCCAGTTCTGGTCACCCAGGCAGAAAGCGTTGTCCTCTGTTTTGTAATTCAGCGAGATCCTGCGGAGGCTGTCGCTGTTCAATTCATTCCTGTCGTCGTAATCCAGATACATCGAATAATCAGGGATCTCGTTCTGCAGCACGAAATTCAGGCTTTCCCTCCAGGGCTGTTCCAGGTTGGACTGGTCGAATTCAAAAGCCTTGGCTCCTTGCAGTTCCATGGCACCGAGCCTGACCGCGAAAAAGAAAAATGCGAGAAGAGCGCAGCTTTTCACCGAAATCTTATCGACCTTATTTATCAAAAATGGAGTCCGTCAAAGACAGAGGAGATTTCTGCCGATAGGTAAAAAAGTCTTTTGCGAGGAAATTTTTCCATGCCGGAAAAGAATTTTGAACTTATCCTCCAACATGGTGCGGTTGAGGAAAAACGCGCAGCGCTGGAAGAACTTACTAAAATTAAATCCGGGGCATCTCTTTCACTCCTGTACCAGGCAGCGAATGAAGGTGGACTGGATATCCGCTATTCCGCCTGGTCGGCCCTGAGAAAACTGCGCGACTCAATCTGCTCTTCTTTCCTCGACCTTCCCGAGCAGGAACAGCATGAAATCGTTAATCTCTTTGAGAAACACAAGGATAGGGACGTTGTTCCTTTCCTCTGTGAAATTATCTATTGTGTACCTTATAAAGTCCTGGTCTATGTCGTCCAGTCCCTGGGAATAATCGGCGACAGGCGTGCGCTTTCCCACCTTCACGAACTCTGTCACAAGCCGGAACTCCACCCGTTCGTCAAATCAGCGCTTGTCAAAGCGCTGGGCAGGCTTGGAGATCAGGACGAAATTCCCATCCTGCAGGGTATGCTCAATTCCGGAGACAACCGGCTCAAAGCCAACACGATAGAAGCACTTGAATTCATCGGTGACAAAAAAATCATCCCGCTGATACTTCCTTTTTTACACGATCCCGATGACCGTGTCCGGGCTTATGCAGCCAAGGCTCTCTGGAAACTCGGAGATGACAGCATGCTGGGGTCCTTTAAAGATCTGCTTAAAGTTCCGCAAACGGAAATTCGTGAAAGTGTAGTGTTCGCCCTGGGAGAAGCCCTTGATCCCAGGGTAATCCCCCTGCTGGCGGAACAACTGGATTGTCAGGACACAAAACTTCAGGACTCCACAATCAACGCCATTTCCAAGATAGCCAGATGGCATCCGAACAGGGAGACTTTTTTGAATATGGGCCAGGCTTATGGTTCCACATCTCCCTATGTCAGGGCCATGTTCCTGGACAAACTGGTGGAAATCGGGGAATATCTTGTCCGCCGCGAACTGTCTCCATCAGGAGCTGCAATGCTGTCGCCGCTCGCTGAGTCGCTGGCCCGCGACCGGCCTGACCACGCTGTGACTTTTCAAGAGCTTGTCTTTCAAAAGGACGGTACTGAAGCCAGCCTGAAATCCCTTTTGCATTACTATAAAAGAAGCGGCGACTTCCAGTCGCCGTTCCGCAAGGTTTACAGTCTGTTCAGGGAATTCCCGAAGCGTTATGGTTACAGTGAACTGTTCGGGGAATGCGTCACCCCTGCTGAATCGCTTCTTCCATATCTGCCCGAACTCTGGCTGGCTGCTGCCGGAATCATGGGACCTGAAGAGTTTACAGGATTCAGCTCAAATTTTTTCAAGGAACTTGAAGTCCAGCTCGAACTTCTGCATTCGGCAGCCGAACTCTATATTCTGGAGAATTCGAAGCTGGACCGGAATGAACTCTTCCTGCGCCAGAATTCCATCCTGGAACGAGTCGATCAGAATCTGGCGGACACTCACCTCCAGCTTCTGAAAAAACTGCTGGTGGATGGAGAATTTTCAGGCCCCCTGGCAAAGCTAAATCACGTCCATTTCCTGCACCTCATGCAGCTTGCTGCGCAATCCGGGAAGCAACAGGCTGATTTATGCAAGGAAACTGCCTGCAAAGCAGTGATTCTCCTCCTGACCCTCAAGCTGCTTCCAGCCGAATCGCGGGAATACTGGTGCCAGCGTTATGTTAACATCATGCCAAAGCTTCCGGAAGGACAGATCCCATTGAAACCGCCTGTTGCGGAATACCTTGCACAGAGATTTATTGCCTGTGGATCTTATGATTCAGCTCTCTCAATCTATCAGAAAATTCTGGAAGAGCAGCCATCGGATCTTTTGATTCATCGCGAACTGGCATTAATTCACGAAATGCTTGGCAACCTGGACAATGCTGCTTCCGAATATGAGATTGTTGAAGAGCTGGCATCCAGCCAGGGGCAGCCTTACATCCAGTTCCTTGCCATCAGAAAGCTGATCACAATCTCACCCGAACGGGAAAAATACATCTCCAAACTCTCGGAGCTGGAATCGCCTTATTGTGAAAAATACAAAAACCTGCTCAGGAACGATCCCGACAATTACACAGTACTATCGCTGCTTTATGAGGCCAATCTGCTCTTGTACCGTTTCCAGGAGGCTTTCCTGGGTCTGTCCTCATTGCAGAGGTTTATCCCGGAGCAGAAATTTCGCAGAGGCATGATCATGGAATTCATCGCCAAAACCCGAGGCTATGACAATAAAACCGCACTGCAGGCTTTTTTAATCCTCCTGTCCCGGGAGTTCGAAAATTCAGACCTGGAAGAATTTCATCTGCTGCTCCAGGAAATTAAAAAAGACCTCCCGCAGGAAACAGCATTGTCTGAACTCGACAGAGTCGAAGTCTTCCCGCTTGAAACCAGGGCCAGGCTGCTGATTCTGATCAATTACGGCGACACTGGAGGGATTTTCGAGCTGATTTCAAGGCTTTATCTTAAAGAACACGAAAAAGTTCGGGAAATCATGGAATTTTTCGTGCGTTTCAAGGCTATCGAAAATTCCACTGCCAGGGCAGCAATCTTGACCATTCTCGGTGAATACTATGAGCGGACCAGGAAAATTGAGCAGAATCAGGAACTCTTCGATGAAATCAACAAGCTGGAACCCGGGGACACCATGATCCTGGAGAAAATTGCGGAAATCAACCTCCATCTCGGTAAAAACTCCCAGGCCCTCAATTACTATAAAAAGCTCACAGCCAGAGAACCGGATAATCCCAGTTATCTGCAGAAAATTGGTGATATTTTACAGTCTTCCGGGAATCAGGATGAGGCTTTTGAGGCTTTCCAGTCCGCCCTGAAAATTGACAGCACTCTTCAGAAGGAAATGAAGAAATGTCTGGAAATAATCGGGGATGAGCTTTGCGAAGGGCAGATCGACAAAGCCTATACTAAATGCATGTTTTTTTCGGAAATCGCTGCCAAATCCTCAATGGCCGCTGAATTTTCCGAACTGCAGGAACTGATAGTAGATCAGCACGAAATCATGAAAAAAGTGGAAACCCTGATCGAAACTCATGAACCGGGAAAAATCCTGGAACAATTACAGGCGCTGCTCGAATCCAGCAGAGAAAACACTTTCTCGGTAATCTGGGGGTTGAAGAAACTTCTGCAAATGAATCCCCCGAACCAGGATCTGATTAAATTCCAGCTCGG
The sequence above is drawn from the Candidatus Wallbacteria bacterium genome and encodes:
- a CDS encoding HEAT repeat domain-containing protein produces the protein MPEKNFELILQHGAVEEKRAALEELTKIKSGASLSLLYQAANEGGLDIRYSAWSALRKLRDSICSSFLDLPEQEQHEIVNLFEKHKDRDVVPFLCEIIYCVPYKVLVYVVQSLGIIGDRRALSHLHELCHKPELHPFVKSALVKALGRLGDQDEIPILQGMLNSGDNRLKANTIEALEFIGDKKIIPLILPFLHDPDDRVRAYAAKALWKLGDDSMLGSFKDLLKVPQTEIRESVVFALGEALDPRVIPLLAEQLDCQDTKLQDSTINAISKIARWHPNRETFLNMGQAYGSTSPYVRAMFLDKLVEIGEYLVRRELSPSGAAMLSPLAESLARDRPDHAVTFQELVFQKDGTEASLKSLLHYYKRSGDFQSPFRKVYSLFREFPKRYGYSELFGECVTPAESLLPYLPELWLAAAGIMGPEEFTGFSSNFFKELEVQLELLHSAAELYILENSKLDRNELFLRQNSILERVDQNLADTHLQLLKKLLVDGEFSGPLAKLNHVHFLHLMQLAAQSGKQQADLCKETACKAVILLLTLKLLPAESREYWCQRYVNIMPKLPEGQIPLKPPVAEYLAQRFIACGSYDSALSIYQKILEEQPSDLLIHRELALIHEMLGNLDNAASEYEIVEELASSQGQPYIQFLAIRKLITISPEREKYISKLSELESPYCEKYKNLLRNDPDNYTVLSLLYEANLLLYRFQEAFLGLSSLQRFIPEQKFRRGMIMEFIAKTRGYDNKTALQAFLILLSREFENSDLEEFHLLLQEIKKDLPQETALSELDRVEVFPLETRARLLILINYGDTGGIFELISRLYLKEHEKVREIMEFFVRFKAIENSTARAAILTILGEYYERTRKIEQNQELFDEINKLEPGDTMILEKIAEINLHLGKNSQALNYYKKLTAREPDNPSYLQKIGDILQSSGNQDEAFEAFQSALKIDSTLQKEMKKCLEIIGDELCEGQIDKAYTKCMFFSEIAAKSSMAAEFSELQELIVDQHEIMKKVETLIETHEPGKILEQLQALLESSRENTFSVIWGLKKLLQMNPPNQDLIKFQLGDCYSNLKEYGKAMNWYARTEQAMGNDARAMMAYCAIRLEREDEAFHLLNRIPKEAVRESNLLVDEYKELIRIYEKKNPGRAQMIKDLLSEIFPGYGAEK